A section of the Zygosaccharomyces rouxii strain CBS732 chromosome B complete sequence genome encodes:
- a CDS encoding uncharacterized protein (some similarities with uniprot|P32319 Saccharomyces cerevisiae YBL017C PEP1 Type I transmembrane sorting receptor for multiple vacuolar hydrolases cycles between the late-Golgi and prevacuolar endosome-like compartments): protein METGVVGERSLSLGEGDAMTFISRDGGASWEVAFEFPVYAAFLDFGNIIVAIPEPSSPKGSSLKKFFYSLDQGNNWREYHLDEPTHAFDIVLDGWGINAVIGFGKEKDKQTTEYTFYTIDFSEVFGGSTCTDRDWEPWYLSDGKCFNGVKYSLTEGKRMLNV from the coding sequence ATGGAAACCGGTGTTGTTGGAGAACGTTCCCTAAGCTTAGGTGAAGGAGATGCTATGACTTTTATTTCACGAGACGGTGGTGCTTCTTGGGAGGTGGCTTTTGAATTTCCTGTGTATGCagcatttttggattttgggAACATTATCGTCGCTATACCGGAGCCTTCCTCTCCAAAGGGCTCgtcattgaagaagttcTTTTACTCTTTGGATCAGGGAAATAATTGGAGGGAATATCACCTCGATGAACCTACACATGCATTTGATATCGTACTTGATGGCTGGGGTATAAACGCTGTGATAGGCTTTGGTAAAGAAAAAGACAAGCAAACTACTGAATATACCTTTTACACAATAGACTTTTCAGAAGTGTTTGGAGGAAGTACCTGTACCGATAGAGATTGGGAACCATGGTATTTGTCTGATGGCAAGTGCTTTAATGGTGTCAAGTACAGTTTAACAGAAGGAAAGCGGATGCTCAATGTTTGA
- the ARR3 gene encoding Arr3p (similar to uniprot|Q06598 Saccharomyces cerevisiae YPR201W ARR3 Arsenite transporter of the plasma membrane required for resistance to arsenic compounds transcription is activated by Arr1p in the presence of arsenite) produces the protein MSPRIPRTDVLKTVRALSFLDLALPFTIILSIIFGVVISVYVPSSRGTFDPTNHASFVGVSIPLTVGMIIMMIPPICKVSWESIHKYMVLRYVRKQIFISLVLNWIFGPLIMTALAWMVLFKFEEYRQGIIMIGIARCIAMVLIWNQIAGGDNDLCVILVVINSFLQIVLYAPLQILYCYVISNDRLVVSDGKMYEEAAKSVGVFLGIPLGIGISIRLIFIFTMGKEKYERNVLKFISPWAMIGFHYTLLVIFISRGYDFIHQIGQAVLCFVPLILYFLITWFMTFGIMRLLSRRTALEKECPCDQEVLIKKKIWGKRTCAASYPITMTQCFTMASNNFELSLAVAISMYGNNSKQAIAATFGPLLEVPVLLVLAIFSKLFRNLFIWETENDLPHDDI, from the coding sequence ATGTCTCCACGAATTCCTCGAACAGACGTGCTAAAAACAGTTCGGGCTTTATCGTTTCTCGATCTCGCATTACCATTTACGATAATTCTATCTATAATCTTTGGTGTGGTCATTTCAGTGTATGTCCCATCCTCCCGTGGCACATTTGACCCGACTAATCATGCCAGTTTTGTTGGAGTTTCGATACCTTTAACGGTGGGGATGATTATAATGATGATACCGCCGATTTGTAAAGTTTCCTGGGAGTCCATTCATAAGTATATGGTTTTACGTTACGTTAGGAAACAAATTTTCATATCTCTTGTTTTGAACTGGATATTTGGACCTCTGATCATGACGGCCTTGGCATGGATGGTTTTGTTTAAGTTCGAAGAATATCGTCAGGGTATCATTATGATTGGCATAGCAAGATGCATAGCTATGGTGCTAATATGGAATCAAATTGCCGGAGGAGATAATGATCTTTGCGTTATTTTAGTGGTTATCAACTCTTTTCTACAGATAGTTCTTTATGCCCCATTACAGATACTGTACTGTTATGTTATATCAAATGACCGGCTTGTTGTCTCTGATGGCAAGATGTATGAGGAGGCCGCCAAATCTGTCGGGGTATTTCTCGGTATTCCTTTAGGGATCGGAATTTCTATTCGTTTGATATTTATATTCACCATGGGCAAGGAGAAATACGAGAGGAAcgttttgaaattcattTCTCCTTGGGCAATGATTGGTTTTCATTATACCTTACTTGTAATCTTCATTAGCAGAGGCTACGATTTTATTCATCAAATCGGACAAGCGGTATTGTGCTTTGTTCCTTTGATACTTTATTTTCTGATTACTTGGTTTATGACATTCGGAATAATGAGGCTATTATCTCGGAGAACGGCACTCGAGAAAGAATGTCCTTGCGATCAAGAAGTACttataaagaaaaagatcTGGGGGAAGAGAACCTGTGCCGCCAGTTATCCAATAACCATGACACAATGCTTTACCATGGCTTCCAACAACTTTGAATTATCATTGGCAGTTGCGATTTCAATGTACGGCAATAATAGCAAGCAGGCAATTGCAGCAACATTTGGACCTTTGTTGGAAGTCCCAGTTTTGCTAGTCTTGGCAATTTTTTCTAAACTTTTTAGAAACCTCTTCATCTGGGAAACAGAAAATGATCTACCCCATGATGATATATAA